Proteins from one Piscinibacter lacus genomic window:
- the msrA gene encoding peptide-methionine (S)-S-oxide reductase MsrA, producing MNPDTPPPPAAELATLAGGCFWCLEAVYLDVDGVLAVQSGYSQGQVASPSYEQVCTGRTGHAEVIRVRFDPERISYRTLLEIFFEVHDPSQPNRQGADVGTQYRSGIYTHSEAQAATAAEVIAARRDAGQRIVTEVEPERDYWPAEGYHQNYVAEHPNQPYCLFVAKAKVEAFRQAFPGRRKLR from the coding sequence ATGAACCCCGACACCCCCCCGCCCCCCGCCGCCGAACTCGCCACCCTGGCCGGTGGCTGCTTCTGGTGCCTGGAGGCCGTCTACCTCGATGTCGACGGCGTGCTCGCCGTGCAGTCCGGCTACAGCCAGGGCCAGGTCGCCTCGCCGAGCTACGAGCAGGTCTGCACCGGCCGCACCGGCCATGCCGAGGTGATCCGTGTGCGCTTCGACCCCGAGCGCATCAGCTACCGCACCCTGCTCGAAATCTTCTTCGAGGTGCACGACCCCAGCCAGCCCAACCGCCAGGGCGCCGATGTCGGCACCCAGTACCGCAGCGGCATCTACACCCACAGCGAGGCCCAGGCCGCCACCGCCGCCGAAGTGATCGCCGCGCGCCGCGACGCCGGGCAGCGCATCGTCACCGAGGTCGAGCCCGAGCGCGACTACTGGCCGGCCGAGGGCTACCACCAGAACTACGTGGCCGAGCACCCGAACCAGCCTTACTGCCTGTTCGTCGCCAAGGCCAAGGTCGAGGCCTTCCGGCAAGCCTTCCCCGGCCGGCGCAAGCTGCGCTGA
- the dnaG gene encoding DNA primase: MAIPADFLQTLLARVDIVEVVGRHVQLKKAGVNHKGLCPFHGEKSPSFIVSPSRQTYHCFGCGVHGDALRFLVEYAGLGFKDAVAELAGSVGLQVPEDERSAAERERDKAAKARQHTLTEVLAKAAGHYKAQLKASPKAIAYLKGRGLSGEIAARFGLGYAPEGWRGLASVYPRYDDPLLADSGLVILKDEDGADAAEARRYDRFRDRIMFPIRNVTGEVIGFGGRVLDGGEPKYLNSPETPVFHKGRELYGLYEARAALRRVGHVLVVEGYMDVVALAQLGIENAVATLGTACTAEHVQKLFRFTEQVVFSFDGDAAGRRAAGRALEAALPHASDTRSVRFLFLPPEHDPDSYVREHGAEAFQRLVEQAVPLSRQLVQQAGEGCDLGSAEGRARALAQARPMWTALPDGALKRGLLGELAALGRLEAEDLLQLWSSPAGRGRGRADAVAAPDEAGADAAAPRSGWRGKRDAEGRWRDTPWAAGREREAAAPRGSRRAPAGPADHVLRLLLTDPAGWDRLGPEDHELLHALPAPLGALVAWLERELAEHGPQPWPALRAVLQGLPPDEDGEPPAFARAALRLVPEGLADLAPPPGSELPDIADSPQALRRLVDRLWIEQLKREESEAIAAAAQDPAALQRWRALHTRRRTLEQGLAQAPT; the protein is encoded by the coding sequence GTGGCCATTCCCGCCGATTTCCTGCAGACCCTGCTCGCCCGCGTCGACATCGTCGAGGTGGTCGGCCGGCATGTGCAGCTCAAGAAGGCGGGCGTCAACCACAAGGGCCTGTGCCCCTTCCACGGCGAGAAGTCGCCCAGCTTCATCGTCAGCCCGAGCCGACAGACCTACCACTGCTTCGGCTGCGGCGTGCACGGCGATGCGCTGCGCTTCCTGGTCGAGTACGCCGGCCTGGGCTTCAAGGATGCGGTGGCCGAGCTTGCCGGCAGCGTCGGCCTGCAAGTGCCCGAGGACGAGCGAAGCGCCGCCGAGCGCGAGCGCGACAAGGCCGCCAAGGCCCGCCAGCACACCCTGACCGAGGTGCTGGCCAAGGCCGCCGGGCACTACAAGGCGCAGCTCAAGGCCAGCCCCAAGGCGATTGCCTACCTGAAGGGCCGCGGCCTGTCGGGCGAGATCGCCGCCCGCTTCGGCCTGGGCTATGCGCCCGAGGGCTGGCGCGGCCTGGCCAGCGTCTATCCGCGCTACGACGATCCGCTGCTGGCCGATTCGGGCCTGGTCATCCTGAAGGACGAGGACGGCGCCGACGCGGCCGAGGCCCGGCGCTACGACCGCTTCCGCGACCGGATCATGTTCCCCATCCGCAACGTGACCGGCGAGGTCATCGGCTTCGGCGGGCGGGTGCTGGACGGCGGCGAACCCAAGTACCTGAACTCGCCCGAGACACCGGTCTTCCACAAGGGCCGCGAGCTTTACGGCCTGTACGAGGCGCGGGCCGCGCTGCGGCGGGTCGGCCATGTGCTGGTGGTCGAGGGCTACATGGACGTGGTGGCCCTGGCCCAGCTCGGCATCGAGAACGCGGTGGCCACGCTCGGCACCGCCTGCACGGCCGAGCATGTGCAGAAGCTCTTCCGCTTCACCGAGCAGGTGGTCTTCAGCTTCGACGGCGATGCCGCCGGCCGGCGCGCGGCGGGCCGTGCGCTGGAGGCTGCCCTGCCCCATGCCAGCGACACGCGCAGCGTGCGCTTTCTCTTCCTGCCGCCCGAGCACGACCCGGACAGCTATGTGCGCGAGCACGGCGCCGAGGCCTTCCAGCGCCTGGTCGAACAGGCGGTGCCGCTGTCGCGCCAGCTTGTGCAGCAGGCCGGCGAGGGCTGCGACCTGGGCAGCGCCGAGGGCCGCGCGCGCGCCCTGGCCCAGGCCCGGCCGATGTGGACGGCCCTGCCCGACGGCGCGCTCAAGCGCGGCCTGCTGGGCGAACTGGCCGCGCTCGGCCGGCTGGAGGCGGAGGATCTGCTGCAGCTCTGGTCCAGCCCGGCGGGCCGCGGCCGGGGCCGCGCCGACGCGGTCGCCGCGCCGGACGAGGCTGGCGCCGACGCAGCCGCCCCGCGCAGCGGCTGGCGCGGCAAGCGCGATGCCGAGGGCCGCTGGCGCGACACGCCCTGGGCTGCGGGCCGCGAGCGCGAAGCCGCGGCACCCCGCGGCTCGCGTCGCGCCCCCGCCGGCCCGGCCGACCATGTGCTGCGCCTGCTGCTGACCGACCCGGCCGGGTGGGACCGGCTCGGCCCCGAGGACCATGAGCTGCTGCATGCCCTGCCGGCCCCGCTGGGCGCGCTGGTCGCCTGGCTGGAACGCGAGCTGGCCGAGCACGGCCCCCAGCCCTGGCCGGCCCTGCGCGCCGTGCTGCAAGGCCTGCCGCCGGACGAGGACGGCGAGCCGCCGGCCTTCGCCCGCGCCGCGCTGCGCCTGGTGCCCGAGGGCCTGGCCGACCTTGCGCCCCCTCCCGGCAGCGAGCTGCCGGACATCGCGGACTCGCCGCAGGCCCTGCGGCGCCTGGTCGACCGGCTGTGGATCGAGCAGCTCAAGCGCGAGGAGAGCGAGGCCATCGCCGCAGCGGCGCAGGACCCGGCCGCACTGCAACGCTGGCGGGCGCTGCACACCCGCCGCCGCACGCTGGAACAGGGTCTGGCCCAAGCCCCGACCTGA